In a single window of the Flavobacterium sp. W4I14 genome:
- a CDS encoding TonB-linked SusC/RagA family outer membrane protein (product_source=TIGR04056; cleavage_site_network=SignalP-noTM; pfam=PF07715,PF13715; superfamily=49464,56935; tigrfam=TIGR04056), with protein MKKIINHFVLLLLIAAFYQANAQAQNTISGTVSDKSGGVPGVSVYEKEFGTNGTTTDDQGRFTLKLKGPAKILIIKNVGYITREIDAKGKTSLKITIEDDVKGLEDVVVLGFGQKTKKITNTGAISSISGAEIRQSPSASLQNSLAGRLPGFFSQQRSGQPGKDGAAFQIRGISTYAGSGATSPLIIVDDIEFTLDQVNQLDPNEVESVTILKDASTTAVYGVRGANGVLIIKTRRGESGKPQLTFRNETGLQMPTQRPKVNDGYTTLSLLRERVTGQYLDPAVAYPQYFAGNTLDHYRTNDDPYNYPSVNWWDEVLKKVSLQNRVNLDISGGSKIAKYFVSLGYLSQGGIYKDFSKDQGFTTNYFYNRYNFRSNVDIDPTKDLHIRLDLSGRFGITNEPYDKAWNNGGTTFQYLWNGELSSFSYPVYWSNGLIASSANPSAVKPNPVANLMYSGYTRTYGNNLNFVAQANQKLDFITPGLAANALVSFASDYGFTRTLRRSGSGTNLEILAYIYNANTKTYDPWKTDMYRMGTLVREGASLATNRLLNLQANLNYNRSFGNHNISALALLNQTTNSTDISAVLAAEPYNIRGITGKVGYNYKQKYLFDFSAGYNGSDKFESSKRYQLFPAASIGWNISEEPFFKNNIKFVDAFKIRGSYGLTGNDAIGSSVYSYAKTYSTGSGRGYVFGETPTTSAGLIEPTLSNYDITWEVQQDADVGVDLKMLKGKLSLTADYFYKKRKNILSDPGTLPGSFGGSVPKYNLGIVKNTGYELDVTYRDRVNNNITFFANSNITYANNEIVFRDEPATLYPWLSTTGKPVGAQFGYTSDGFYQTLAELYNAPKLVTNIPLSNTQLGSLKFKDLNNDGIIDQNDAGYLGTNQPKYTVGLSFGFTYKNFDVSTLFQGAFDYIIRYDRGILAYQRPDRQSIPFNLGRWTPVTAADASFPEISGSANNALVSSYWYSKGDYVRWKNFEIGYRFSSHIVKKLHLNNLRLYANGYNMGLVYTALPVFIDPESAVSASAGEYPQQRIVNFGIQVGL; from the coding sequence ATGAAAAAAATTATAAATCACTTTGTGCTTTTGCTACTGATCGCAGCTTTTTATCAGGCCAATGCGCAAGCACAAAATACCATATCAGGTACAGTATCCGATAAATCTGGAGGTGTACCCGGTGTTTCCGTTTATGAAAAGGAATTTGGCACCAATGGAACAACTACCGATGATCAGGGAAGGTTTACCTTGAAGTTAAAAGGGCCCGCTAAAATTCTGATCATTAAAAATGTGGGTTACATTACCCGCGAAATAGATGCAAAAGGAAAAACTTCTTTAAAAATTACCATAGAAGATGATGTGAAGGGTTTAGAAGATGTAGTGGTTTTAGGTTTCGGACAGAAAACAAAGAAAATAACCAATACAGGAGCCATCAGTTCTATTTCGGGTGCTGAAATCAGACAGAGCCCTTCTGCGAGTTTGCAGAACTCATTAGCTGGCCGTTTGCCAGGATTTTTCTCTCAGCAACGAAGCGGGCAGCCAGGTAAAGATGGTGCAGCATTCCAGATTAGGGGTATTAGTACATATGCTGGAAGTGGAGCAACAAGTCCATTGATTATTGTTGATGATATCGAATTTACTTTAGATCAGGTAAACCAACTCGATCCGAATGAGGTAGAAAGTGTGACCATTTTAAAAGATGCTTCTACTACTGCAGTTTATGGGGTTCGTGGTGCAAACGGGGTATTGATTATCAAAACCCGCCGTGGCGAATCAGGTAAACCTCAACTGACCTTCCGAAACGAAACCGGTTTGCAAATGCCTACACAACGACCAAAAGTAAACGATGGTTATACGACATTAAGTTTATTACGCGAACGCGTTACGGGTCAATATTTAGATCCGGCAGTTGCTTATCCGCAATATTTTGCCGGCAATACTTTAGATCATTATCGCACTAATGACGATCCTTATAACTACCCAAGTGTAAACTGGTGGGATGAAGTACTGAAAAAGGTGAGTTTACAGAATAGGGTTAACCTTGATATCAGTGGGGGATCTAAAATTGCAAAATATTTTGTTTCACTAGGTTATCTATCACAGGGCGGTATTTATAAAGATTTCTCTAAAGATCAGGGCTTTACTACGAATTATTTCTACAACAGGTATAACTTCAGGTCAAACGTAGATATCGATCCAACCAAAGATCTCCATATCCGTTTAGATTTATCCGGACGTTTCGGAATCACCAACGAGCCTTATGATAAAGCCTGGAACAATGGTGGAACAACTTTTCAGTATTTGTGGAATGGTGAACTTTCATCTTTCAGTTATCCGGTGTACTGGTCAAATGGATTAATTGCTTCCAGTGCCAATCCAAGTGCCGTAAAACCAAATCCAGTAGCCAATTTAATGTATTCGGGTTATACCAGGACTTATGGTAATAACTTAAATTTTGTAGCACAGGCCAACCAGAAATTAGATTTTATTACCCCGGGTTTAGCCGCAAACGCTTTGGTATCTTTTGCCAGCGATTATGGTTTTACACGCACCTTACGTAGAAGCGGGAGTGGTACCAATCTCGAAATCTTGGCTTACATATACAATGCCAATACGAAAACCTATGATCCATGGAAAACAGATATGTACCGTATGGGTACTTTGGTTAGGGAAGGAGCAAGTTTGGCAACCAATAGATTGTTAAATCTTCAGGCTAACTTAAACTACAACAGAAGTTTCGGAAACCATAATATTTCTGCATTAGCTTTATTGAACCAAACCACCAACTCGACCGATATTAGTGCGGTTTTAGCTGCAGAGCCCTATAATATCCGTGGTATAACCGGAAAAGTAGGTTACAACTACAAACAGAAATACCTTTTTGATTTTAGTGCCGGTTATAACGGCTCTGATAAGTTCGAATCGAGCAAAAGGTATCAGTTGTTCCCGGCCGCGAGTATTGGATGGAATATTAGTGAGGAGCCATTTTTCAAGAATAACATCAAGTTTGTAGACGCATTTAAAATCAGGGGGTCTTATGGTTTAACAGGTAACGATGCCATTGGTTCGTCTGTATATTCATATGCCAAAACCTATTCTACAGGCTCTGGCAGAGGGTATGTATTCGGCGAAACGCCTACCACTTCTGCAGGTTTGATTGAACCTACTCTATCTAACTACGACATTACCTGGGAAGTACAGCAAGATGCCGATGTGGGTGTAGATTTAAAAATGTTAAAAGGTAAACTGAGCTTAACTGCCGATTATTTTTACAAAAAACGTAAAAACATCCTTTCAGATCCTGGTACATTACCTGGAAGTTTTGGTGGCAGCGTACCGAAATATAATTTGGGTATCGTAAAAAATACGGGTTATGAGCTTGATGTAACCTATCGAGACAGAGTAAATAACAACATTACTTTTTTTGCCAATTCTAACATCACCTATGCCAATAATGAAATTGTTTTTAGAGATGAACCGGCCACCCTTTATCCTTGGTTAAGTACAACAGGAAAACCGGTAGGTGCCCAGTTTGGTTATACTTCTGATGGCTTTTATCAAACCTTGGCAGAACTATACAATGCCCCTAAATTAGTCACAAACATCCCATTATCGAACACACAGCTTGGATCTTTAAAGTTTAAAGATTTAAATAATGACGGTATAATCGATCAAAATGACGCTGGGTATTTAGGAACCAATCAGCCCAAATATACTGTTGGTTTAAGCTTTGGCTTTACCTACAAAAATTTTGATGTGAGTACGCTGTTTCAAGGTGCTTTCGATTACATCATCAGGTACGATAGGGGGATTTTGGCTTATCAAAGACCAGATAGGCAATCTATTCCTTTCAATTTGGGTAGATGGACACCAGTAACGGCCGCAGATGCAAGTTTTCCTGAAATAAGTGGAAGTGCGAATAACGCTTTGGTTTCATCTTATTGGTATTCGAAAGGCGATTATGTTCGTTGGAAGAACTTTGAAATCGGTTACCGTTTCTCTTCTCATATTGTTAAAAAGTTGCACCTGAACAATTTAAGGCTTTATGCAAATGGCTATAATATGGGCTTGGTATATACCGCATTGCCTGTATTTATCGATCCTGAGTCTGCAGTAAGTGCATCAGCTGGAGAATACCCTCAACAGCGTATCGTCAATTTTGGTATCCAGGTAGGTTTATAG
- a CDS encoding hypothetical protein (product_source=Hypo-rule applied; cleavage_site_network=SignalP-noTM; ko=KO:K21572; pfam=PF07980,PF14322; superfamily=48452) — protein sequence MKKYYYILIAFCCLIALQSCKKGGFLDPKVEPLTEAKVFADSTLTMSFLTDIYAYTGMDIIPDISGGSGLGTIIDNFETMTTNVAAGYASGPQIPLLTSALTSSNHAFNAYYPAYYKRIRSANIFMKNIPSSTLSAPKKLRVIAEARFLRAWYYFALVRLYGGVQLMGDEVNDDLPNYEYKRDSYKKCIDYIATELDEAAKNLPTSLTLEAADYGRATSGACKALKARVLVTAASPLYNGNPIATDAIIGPLVSYSTTLDQNLWQKAADACKAVLDLPEYALVEDNTIKPGLGFQNMFITSRKNSEYIFAYNVTRGKTLELMWFPWSRTTQTVLTYSNPSENIVKAFGMKDGKPITASSAALPYSATNPYVNRDPRFDYSIIYNQAVVCNKATTALDKVDIFFNKATNAPSVDGYAALHTRTGYYNRKMCNDSSPFNSLNVDRAYPIIRFAEMVLGYAEALNELGQTENAVSNVIKIRKRAGILAGTDNRYGIPAGISQVDLRALIQNEYRVEFFSEGHWYYDTRRWKTAEVTEAQQVTGTIVTKELNGTFTYAPITVINSAFLKANYFAPIPLTEILKGKSLLVQNPGW from the coding sequence ATGAAAAAATATTATTATATACTGATTGCATTTTGTTGCCTTATCGCGCTGCAATCGTGTAAAAAAGGAGGATTTTTAGATCCTAAGGTAGAGCCCTTAACCGAAGCAAAGGTTTTTGCGGATAGTACCCTAACCATGAGCTTCTTAACAGATATTTATGCCTATACCGGGATGGATATTATTCCTGATATAAGTGGTGGATCTGGTCTGGGTACCATTATCGATAACTTCGAAACAATGACCACCAATGTAGCAGCAGGTTATGCTTCAGGGCCGCAAATTCCTTTGCTAACCTCTGCTTTAACTTCAAGTAACCATGCTTTTAACGCTTATTACCCAGCTTATTATAAGCGAATCAGATCGGCAAATATTTTTATGAAGAATATCCCGTCATCAACACTTTCTGCACCCAAAAAACTGAGGGTAATTGCCGAAGCCAGATTTTTAAGGGCATGGTATTATTTTGCCCTGGTTAGACTTTACGGTGGAGTACAGTTAATGGGCGATGAGGTAAATGATGACCTTCCAAACTACGAATACAAACGTGATAGCTACAAAAAATGCATTGATTATATTGCGACTGAACTGGATGAGGCGGCCAAAAATTTACCAACTTCGTTAACGCTCGAGGCTGCCGATTACGGAAGAGCAACTTCTGGCGCATGTAAAGCATTAAAAGCACGCGTTTTGGTTACTGCAGCCAGTCCGCTGTATAATGGAAATCCGATTGCAACAGATGCCATTATTGGACCACTGGTTTCATATTCTACTACCTTAGATCAAAATTTATGGCAGAAAGCAGCCGATGCCTGTAAAGCGGTACTGGATTTGCCAGAATATGCCTTGGTTGAAGATAATACAATAAAACCTGGATTGGGTTTTCAGAACATGTTTATTACTTCGAGAAAAAATTCGGAATACATATTTGCTTATAACGTTACCAGAGGAAAAACACTCGAACTGATGTGGTTTCCTTGGAGCAGAACTACTCAAACCGTGCTAACGTATAGCAATCCAAGTGAAAATATCGTAAAGGCATTTGGAATGAAAGATGGTAAGCCGATTACGGCATCGTCGGCAGCACTCCCTTATAGTGCAACTAATCCGTATGTAAACAGAGATCCCAGGTTCGATTATTCCATTATTTATAACCAAGCGGTGGTTTGCAACAAGGCTACAACTGCCTTGGATAAAGTTGATATTTTCTTCAATAAGGCCACCAATGCGCCATCTGTTGATGGTTATGCTGCCCTACATACCAGAACAGGCTATTACAACCGTAAAATGTGCAATGATTCTTCACCCTTTAATAGTTTAAATGTGGATAGGGCTTATCCAATAATCCGTTTTGCCGAAATGGTATTGGGCTATGCTGAGGCTTTAAATGAACTCGGACAAACTGAAAATGCAGTGAGCAATGTGATTAAGATTCGAAAACGCGCAGGTATTTTGGCTGGAACAGATAACCGTTACGGAATTCCAGCAGGTATTTCGCAGGTTGATTTGCGTGCGCTCATTCAAAATGAATATCGGGTTGAATTTTTCTCAGAAGGCCATTGGTACTATGATACCAGAAGGTGGAAGACAGCAGAAGTTACAGAAGCACAGCAGGTAACAGGAACTATCGTAACTAAAGAATTAAATGGAACATTTACTTATGCACCAATAACGGTAATTAATAGTGCGTTTTTAAAAGCCAATTATTTTGCTCCAATTCCTTTAACCGAAATACTAAAAGGCAAAAGTTTATTGGTACAGAACCCAGGATGGTGA
- a CDS encoding hypothetical protein (product_source=Hypo-rule applied; cleavage_site_network=SignalP-noTM; superfamily=51395), whose product MKKTLILFVMMLAFAVFKPISAKAQVPTQEYYHEVTNELGTFKIWLYVAENNGIDHVYIMDPEFNSWTAHITWKVYAGGYGATVAHVTEFSAYFAGYQIDWAGAFEPEYGYQPIITSVN is encoded by the coding sequence ATGAAAAAAACCTTAATTCTATTCGTAATGATGTTGGCTTTTGCTGTATTTAAACCTATTTCAGCAAAAGCCCAGGTGCCCACTCAAGAGTATTACCATGAAGTAACCAATGAGCTGGGAACTTTTAAAATTTGGTTGTACGTAGCCGAAAACAATGGTATCGATCATGTTTACATCATGGACCCTGAATTCAATTCCTGGACAGCACATATTACCTGGAAAGTTTATGCAGGTGGGTATGGCGCAACCGTTGCTCACGTAACAGAATTCTCAGCCTATTTTGCAGGGTATCAAATAGATTGGGCAGGTGCATTTGAGCCAGAATATGGTTATCAACCCATCATTACATCAGTTAATTGA